A window of Ipomoea triloba cultivar NCNSP0323 chromosome 2, ASM357664v1 contains these coding sequences:
- the LOC116011181 gene encoding peptidyl-prolyl cis-trans isomerase CYP37, chloroplastic isoform X2, translating into MQDLTKRLTTVSSLSRFLEHGMKRLETAIAVFIIFVQVACPVPLSGWESWGVSPAEAVLYSPETKLPRTGELALRRAIPANTSMKAIQESLEDISYLLRIPQRKPFGTMEGNVKKALKIATDEKEAILGSIPIDLRENGSVLYASLIDGKGGLQSLIESIKDKDPDKVSVGLASSLDTVAQLELLQAPGLSFLLPEQYLNYPRLTGRGMVEFTVEKGDGSMFSPESGGEGKSITKIQVILDGYSAPLTAGNFAKLVIDGAYDGVKLNCANQAILTESRLGKDIGYSVPLEIMPSGQFEPLYKTALSVQDGELPVLPLSVYGAVAMAHSDVSDEYSSPSQFFFYLYDKRNSGLGGISFEEGQFAVFGYTTAGREILSQIKTGDVIRSAKLVEGQDRLVLPKESL; encoded by the exons ATGCAGGATTTGACAAAAAGACTTACTACAGTCTCCAGTTTGTCAAGGTTTTTGGAACATGGAATGAAACGACTTGAGACAGCAATAGCTGTGTTCATTATATTTGTTCAAGTTGCATGTCCAGTTCCATTGTCTGGTTGGGAATCATGGGGTGTTTCACCTGCGGAGGCAGTACTTTATTCCCCAGAGACAAAACTTCCTAGAACAGGTGAATTGGCTCTGAGAAGAGCTATCCCAGCAAACACCAGTATGAAAGCTATTCAG GAATCCCTTGAGGACATTTCGTACTTGCTAAGGATTCCACAGAGAAAACCATTCGGAACAATGGAGGGTAATGTGAAGAAAGCTCTTAAG ATTGCAACGGATGAAAAGGAAGCCATATTGGGCAGTATACCTATTGACTTGAGAGAAAATGGTTCTGTCTTATATGCATCTCTAATTGATGGCAAG GGTGGATTGCAAAGCCTTATAGAGTCTATAAAGGATAAGGATCCGGATAAGGTCTCAGTAGGTCTTGCATCTTCATTAGATACTGTTGCACAGTTGGAGTTGTTACAG GCTCCGGGGCTATCATTTTTGTTGCCTGAACAGTACTTGAACTATCCAAG GCTCACAGGAAGAGGAATGGTCGAATTCACAGTTGAGAAGGGAGATGGTTCAATGTTTTCTCCAGAATCTGGTGGTGAAGGAAAGAGCATCACAAAAATTCAG GTTATTTTAGATGGCTATTCAGCACCACTGACAGCAGGAAACTTTGCAAAACTG GTGATTGATGGTGCGTATGATGGTGTGAAGCTCAACTGTGCCAATCAAGCAATTCTTACAGAAAGCAGATTGGGGAAGGACATTGGATATAGCGTTCCCTTAGAGATCATGCCGTCTGGGCAGTTTGAGCCACTATACAAAACAGCTTTGAGTGTGCAG GATGGGGAGCTTCCTGTGCTTCCGTTATCAGTTTATGGTGCAGTTGCCATGGCACACAGTGATGTTTCTGACGAGTACTCATCACCAAGCCagtttttcttttatctttatGACAAGAGAAAT TCTGGCCTAGGAGGCATATCTTTTGAAGAAGGTCAATTTGCTGTCTTCGG ATATACCACAGCTGGAAGAGAAATTCTTTCTCAGATTAAAACTGGAGATGTAATTCGATCTGCAAAGCTCGTGGAAGGCCAAGATCGCCTCGTTCTACCAAAAGAGAGTTTGTAA
- the LOC116011181 gene encoding peptidyl-prolyl cis-trans isomerase CYP37, chloroplastic isoform X1, translating into MAHPSVCSFISHKHNAALLRVSFSPSLQKRAFFSTHCMLPFARRLCRRTTSATPNHHGLTLLLAKIDPSLDLTKRLTTVSSLSRFLEHGMKRLETAIAVFIIFVQVACPVPLSGWESWGVSPAEAVLYSPETKLPRTGELALRRAIPANTSMKAIQESLEDISYLLRIPQRKPFGTMEGNVKKALKIATDEKEAILGSIPIDLRENGSVLYASLIDGKGGLQSLIESIKDKDPDKVSVGLASSLDTVAQLELLQAPGLSFLLPEQYLNYPRLTGRGMVEFTVEKGDGSMFSPESGGEGKSITKIQVILDGYSAPLTAGNFAKLVIDGAYDGVKLNCANQAILTESRLGKDIGYSVPLEIMPSGQFEPLYKTALSVQDGELPVLPLSVYGAVAMAHSDVSDEYSSPSQFFFYLYDKRNSGLGGISFEEGQFAVFGYTTAGREILSQIKTGDVIRSAKLVEGQDRLVLPKESL; encoded by the exons ATGGCGCACCCTTCAGTCTGTTCCTTCATCTCTCACAAGCACAACGCAGCTCTTCTCAGAGTCTCCTTCTCGCCTTCTCTCCAAAAACGCGCCTTTTTCTCCACTCATTGCATGCTTCCCTTCGCCCGTCGTCTTTGCAGAAGAACAACCTCCGCAACACCAAATCATCATGGGCTTACGCTTCTTCTTGCGAAAATAGATCCTTCATTG GATTTGACAAAAAGACTTACTACAGTCTCCAGTTTGTCAAGGTTTTTGGAACATGGAATGAAACGACTTGAGACAGCAATAGCTGTGTTCATTATATTTGTTCAAGTTGCATGTCCAGTTCCATTGTCTGGTTGGGAATCATGGGGTGTTTCACCTGCGGAGGCAGTACTTTATTCCCCAGAGACAAAACTTCCTAGAACAGGTGAATTGGCTCTGAGAAGAGCTATCCCAGCAAACACCAGTATGAAAGCTATTCAG GAATCCCTTGAGGACATTTCGTACTTGCTAAGGATTCCACAGAGAAAACCATTCGGAACAATGGAGGGTAATGTGAAGAAAGCTCTTAAG ATTGCAACGGATGAAAAGGAAGCCATATTGGGCAGTATACCTATTGACTTGAGAGAAAATGGTTCTGTCTTATATGCATCTCTAATTGATGGCAAG GGTGGATTGCAAAGCCTTATAGAGTCTATAAAGGATAAGGATCCGGATAAGGTCTCAGTAGGTCTTGCATCTTCATTAGATACTGTTGCACAGTTGGAGTTGTTACAG GCTCCGGGGCTATCATTTTTGTTGCCTGAACAGTACTTGAACTATCCAAG GCTCACAGGAAGAGGAATGGTCGAATTCACAGTTGAGAAGGGAGATGGTTCAATGTTTTCTCCAGAATCTGGTGGTGAAGGAAAGAGCATCACAAAAATTCAG GTTATTTTAGATGGCTATTCAGCACCACTGACAGCAGGAAACTTTGCAAAACTG GTGATTGATGGTGCGTATGATGGTGTGAAGCTCAACTGTGCCAATCAAGCAATTCTTACAGAAAGCAGATTGGGGAAGGACATTGGATATAGCGTTCCCTTAGAGATCATGCCGTCTGGGCAGTTTGAGCCACTATACAAAACAGCTTTGAGTGTGCAG GATGGGGAGCTTCCTGTGCTTCCGTTATCAGTTTATGGTGCAGTTGCCATGGCACACAGTGATGTTTCTGACGAGTACTCATCACCAAGCCagtttttcttttatctttatGACAAGAGAAAT TCTGGCCTAGGAGGCATATCTTTTGAAGAAGGTCAATTTGCTGTCTTCGG ATATACCACAGCTGGAAGAGAAATTCTTTCTCAGATTAAAACTGGAGATGTAATTCGATCTGCAAAGCTCGTGGAAGGCCAAGATCGCCTCGTTCTACCAAAAGAGAGTTTGTAA